The Candidatus Manganitrophus noduliformans genome includes a window with the following:
- a CDS encoding response regulator transcription factor has protein sequence MRFLVVEDEEKVARFVRRALEEESYAVDVVGDGEAAIDQIEVVPYDMIFLDLTLPKKGGLEVLQWLRQKGLKVPVLILTARTAVGDRVKGLDLGADDYLVKPFAIEEFLARVRALLRRGGVTAPLLQADDLTLDPVTHEVRRAGQKIELTTKEYALLEYFLRNPNRVLTRSMISEHVWDIHFDTFTNVIDVYVNYLRNKVDRGFKRPLIQTVRGVGYVLKA, from the coding sequence ATGCGTTTTTTAGTCGTGGAGGATGAGGAGAAGGTCGCCCGATTCGTCCGACGGGCGCTTGAGGAGGAAAGTTATGCCGTCGATGTGGTCGGGGACGGGGAAGCGGCCATCGATCAGATCGAGGTGGTTCCATACGATATGATCTTTCTCGATCTGACCCTCCCGAAAAAAGGGGGGCTGGAGGTTCTGCAGTGGCTGCGGCAGAAGGGGCTCAAGGTTCCGGTCCTCATCCTCACCGCCCGGACGGCGGTCGGCGACCGGGTGAAAGGACTCGACCTCGGCGCCGATGATTATCTCGTCAAACCGTTTGCGATCGAGGAGTTTCTCGCCCGCGTCCGCGCGCTGCTGCGACGGGGAGGGGTGACGGCGCCGCTGCTCCAGGCCGACGACCTCACCCTTGACCCGGTGACGCACGAGGTCCGACGCGCGGGACAGAAGATCGAATTGACCACCAAGGAGTACGCCCTTCTCGAATACTTCCTGAGAAATCCGAACCGGGTCCTCACCCGATCGATGATCTCGGAGCATGTTTGGGACATCCACTTCGATACCTTCACCAATGTCATCGATGTCTACGTCAATTACCTTCGGAACAAGGTGGACCGCGGCTTCAAGCGCCCCTTGATCCAGACCGTCCGGGGGGTCGGCTATGTCCTCAAAGCCTGA
- a CDS encoding WD40/YVTN/BNR-like repeat-containing protein: protein MVRHLDRPQQNDRVEALRISDWGLRIKRKNLFALQSAIRNPRSAIALLLLSFFLMAGCQKGVGTIYSIAIHPTRPEVIYLSSEKGLYKTVDGGTLWNRIEGGLGTFPVLSIAISPALPSILYVGTFSDGVYRSTDAGRSWLLINAGMRDYVSVVNAVVIDQKNPHILYAGTTMGSYKSVDNGVMWERISTGLNSVFVVCMAVDPQNPSLVYAGTSGGVYKSSNGGQRWTPSNNGIIEREREHAMALGVNAFAFDPATPGRLFTATAQGLYESRDGGERWIDRKIPDPFVLSVAVRPGTQPSLYAGTNRGLYASRDEKGGWEKLSEQEVRAIALDPNRPEVIYIGTGSGLFKTEDGGKGWTRFESLQ from the coding sequence ATGGTTCGGCACCTGGACCGGCCTCAGCAAAATGACAGAGTAGAGGCATTGCGGATTTCGGATTGGGGACTGCGGATTAAAAGAAAAAATCTTTTCGCTCTTCAATCCGCAATCCGAAATCCCCGATCGGCAATCGCCCTCTTACTCCTCTCTTTTTTCTTAATGGCCGGCTGCCAAAAGGGGGTCGGCACGATCTACTCGATTGCGATCCATCCGACCCGGCCCGAGGTCATTTACCTTTCCTCCGAAAAAGGGCTCTATAAAACAGTCGACGGCGGGACTCTCTGGAACCGGATCGAGGGGGGGCTTGGGACCTTTCCGGTCCTCTCCATCGCGATCAGCCCGGCCCTCCCCTCCATCCTCTACGTCGGCACCTTCTCGGACGGGGTTTATCGAAGCACCGATGCCGGAAGGAGCTGGCTCTTGATCAACGCCGGGATGCGGGATTATGTCTCGGTCGTCAACGCCGTCGTGATCGACCAGAAAAATCCACACATCTTATACGCCGGGACAACCATGGGAAGCTACAAGAGCGTCGATAACGGCGTGATGTGGGAGCGGATCAGCACCGGACTCAACAGCGTCTTCGTCGTCTGCATGGCGGTCGATCCCCAAAATCCCTCCCTCGTTTATGCCGGCACCAGCGGCGGGGTTTATAAAAGCAGCAACGGGGGACAACGCTGGACCCCCTCGAACAACGGGATCATCGAAAGGGAGCGCGAACATGCGATGGCGCTCGGCGTCAATGCCTTTGCTTTCGATCCCGCCACACCGGGCCGGCTCTTCACCGCAACGGCGCAGGGCCTTTATGAAAGTCGAGACGGCGGAGAGCGATGGATTGACCGGAAGATTCCAGATCCCTTTGTCCTCTCGGTCGCGGTCCGGCCCGGAACGCAGCCCTCCCTCTACGCCGGAACCAACCGCGGCCTTTATGCGAGTCGAGACGAGAAGGGGGGATGGGAGAAGCTTAGCGAACAGGAGGTCCGGGCGATCGCCCTCGATCCGAACCGACCCGAGGTGATCTACATCGGCACCGGGAGCGGGCTTTTTAAAACGGAAGACGGCGGCAAGGGATGGACACGGTTTGAATCGCTTCAGTAA
- a CDS encoding ligand-binding sensor domain-containing protein — MRLSFIFLTLLLTACSQPAPVAPPASTAPPALPPRFVNFETGANVKSLAFEGDDLWLGLASGLIRYDTRTPDRHEIFTVRSTQGLLAKGIYKVAVDRQGRKWVGTYGGGLSRFDGREWVTYTPYGGGRITYDAAWTIYPAGSGLGDLWVYDIYFDPDGTAWIATWDGVSRFDGKTFKTYNEADGLLDKWVYAIAKDRDGNFWFGTEGGINRFDGKNWTGFTHRDGLGAEIGPPAIARPKDESYEEGHHGRGSKENQTANPNFVLDIAVDRENQVWVGTWGAGLSRFDGKRWTTYTAGSGTIGGNFVHALEIDSKGILWAGTDRGVSRFDGQSWRTYTTADGLQDNNVFSIAFDAQGNKWFGTWTGLSKMTE, encoded by the coding sequence ATGCGACTTTCTTTCATTTTCCTTACCCTTCTTCTCACGGCCTGTTCCCAGCCCGCCCCCGTTGCGCCCCCTGCTTCGACGGCTCCGCCGGCTCTCCCTCCCCGCTTCGTCAATTTTGAGACCGGCGCGAATGTGAAGAGCCTCGCATTCGAGGGGGATGATCTCTGGCTCGGTCTGGCGAGCGGTCTGATCCGATACGACACCCGCACCCCCGATCGCCACGAAATCTTCACTGTTCGATCGACGCAGGGCCTCCTCGCTAAAGGAATCTATAAGGTCGCGGTCGATCGGCAAGGAAGAAAATGGGTCGGCACTTACGGCGGCGGCCTTTCCCGATTCGACGGGAGGGAGTGGGTCACCTACACACCGTATGGCGGCGGTCGGATCACTTATGACGCCGCCTGGACGATTTATCCCGCCGGCAGCGGGTTGGGCGATCTCTGGGTGTATGATATCTATTTCGATCCGGACGGCACCGCCTGGATCGCCACCTGGGACGGGGTCAGCCGCTTCGACGGAAAAACCTTTAAAACGTATAACGAAGCGGACGGTCTCCTCGACAAGTGGGTCTATGCCATCGCGAAGGACCGCGACGGAAATTTCTGGTTCGGGACCGAAGGGGGAATCAACCGCTTCGACGGAAAGAACTGGACCGGTTTCACCCATCGCGACGGTCTGGGGGCGGAGATCGGTCCCCCCGCCATCGCACGACCGAAGGATGAATCGTACGAGGAGGGCCATCACGGCCGAGGAAGCAAAGAGAACCAAACCGCGAATCCCAATTTCGTCCTCGACATCGCCGTCGACCGGGAAAATCAAGTTTGGGTCGGCACGTGGGGGGCGGGGCTCTCCCGATTCGACGGGAAGCGCTGGACAACCTACACCGCCGGCAGCGGGACGATCGGCGGAAATTTCGTTCACGCGCTGGAGATCGACTCCAAAGGAATTCTCTGGGCCGGGACCGACCGCGGCGTCTCCCGATTCGACGGTCAGTCATGGCGGACCTACACCACCGCCGACGGCCTCCAAGACAACAATGTCTTCTCGATTGCCTTCGACGCGCAGGGGAACAAATGGTTCGGCACCTGGACCGGCCTCAGCAAAATGACAGAGTAG
- the tolQ gene encoding protein TolQ encodes MPLSAGSQVSIFDLVLSAGIVAKIVLLLLLIASIVTWAIILYKWMTLRKADAENRRFLVLFSKIDDLLEIQQKALQRNEGPMVMIYQAAIDKMRPYLEKDGENAPPAIDGNRPMLLTSLQRTLRSGVQDEMAHQERYLHFLATVGNTAPFVGLFGTVWGIINAFQEIGRQGNANIASVAPGISEALVATAAGLFVAIPAVMAYNIFINKIQKMEVQLEVFAAEITSLVEEKLFSLQSSRKVR; translated from the coding sequence TTGCCTCTGAGCGCAGGTTCACAAGTTTCTATTTTTGATCTGGTTCTTTCCGCAGGTATTGTCGCAAAGATTGTCCTTCTTCTCCTCCTTATCGCTTCGATCGTAACCTGGGCGATTATCCTGTACAAGTGGATGACCCTTCGAAAAGCCGACGCCGAGAACCGGCGATTTTTAGTCCTCTTCTCGAAAATCGACGACCTGCTTGAGATCCAACAGAAGGCCCTCCAACGGAATGAGGGTCCGATGGTGATGATCTATCAGGCGGCGATCGACAAAATGCGCCCCTACCTTGAGAAGGACGGGGAAAATGCTCCCCCCGCCATCGATGGAAACCGCCCGATGCTCTTGACCAGCCTTCAGCGCACCCTGAGGAGCGGTGTGCAAGACGAAATGGCCCATCAAGAACGCTACCTTCATTTTCTCGCAACCGTCGGGAACACCGCCCCCTTCGTCGGACTGTTCGGAACCGTCTGGGGGATCATTAACGCCTTTCAGGAGATCGGCCGGCAGGGGAACGCCAACATTGCGTCGGTCGCCCCGGGCATTTCCGAGGCGCTCGTCGCCACGGCGGCCGGCCTTTTTGTGGCGATTCCGGCGGTGATGGCTTATAATATCTTCATAAATAAAATCCAAAAAATGGAAGTTCAGTTGGAAGTCTTTGCGGCGGAGATCACCTCCCTGGTGGAAGAGAAGCTGTTTAGCCTGCAGAGCAGCCGGAAGGTGAGATAG
- a CDS encoding ExbD/TolR family protein, translating to MMSSSTGRQRRLLAEINIIPLVDVVLVLLIIFMVAAPLLYRGMDIKLPQAATNTIKPEERKVLTIEKNQAIYLDKEEVGLARLEGRLQALKGNSPEVSIYLRADREVPYGTVVQVMDLIKRAGIDKLGIVTEPLQQDSPSR from the coding sequence ATGATGTCTTCGTCGACAGGCCGCCAGAGAAGATTGCTGGCCGAGATCAATATTATCCCCCTGGTCGATGTCGTTCTCGTCTTGCTCATCATCTTTATGGTGGCCGCCCCGCTCCTTTACCGAGGGATGGACATCAAGCTGCCGCAGGCGGCGACGAACACGATCAAGCCGGAAGAGCGAAAAGTTCTGACGATCGAAAAGAACCAAGCCATTTATTTAGATAAGGAAGAAGTCGGATTGGCCCGTTTGGAGGGAAGGCTTCAGGCGCTGAAAGGGAACTCTCCGGAGGTGTCGATCTATCTTCGTGCCGATCGGGAGGTTCCCTATGGTACAGTTGTCCAAGTGATGGATTTGATCAAACGCGCCGGAATCGACAAGCTCGGTATTGTGACGGAACCGCTTCAGCAAGATTCTCCTTCCCGTTAG